The Sinorhizobium fredii USDA 257 region ATCTGCATTTAGGTTCGGCGCAGCCAGTTTGCGCCTTGCAATGAGAGGCCGGACCGAAGTGCAGACCTTGTTCGGTCTGCCGGACGGGCAGGCGCTTATGGCGGTCTGCCCGGCAAAATCGGTACAAAATACGCGACGAATATCCAGGCTGCGCTGCAACACTCACCGTTCGAGCGCGGGAAAGTAATTTAGTAACCTTTATAATGGATTACGTGCATTTAAGTCATGTGCATGCTTTGGTTGCAAGACCTTGCAGGCATCGATGGCGAACGAACGCGACCACTGCCGCGCGAATGACTCGATCGGTACTTCTCACAGCTTTACCGGACAGGGGACATGACGACTTCCTGGATTTCGTTTGACAGGAGGATCGGATGAACCGAATTTCAATTTCTCTCAAAGCGTCGCTCGTCGGCGCCTTCGCCTTGCTGCTGCTGCTGCTTGTCGGGCAGGGCCTCTTTGCTCTGTCACTCGTCGGCGGGGTCTATCAGGACGTCGGGACTCTGGCGACCCGCTGGGTGCCCAGCGTCGACATCACCAACAAGATCAACACGGCCATTTCTGACCTTCGCGGCTCGCAAAACCGCCATATTGTGAACCGCACCGACGCCGGCATGAAGCGCGCCGACGAGGCAATCGCCGCCGACCTCAAGAAGCTCGTCGAGAGAATGAAGATCTATGACGGGCTGGTTTCCGGATCGGAAGAGCGCGCGCTCTACGGCAAGTTCAAGGACGTGCTCGCCACCTATCTGAAGCAGCATGACGAGCTGATCGCGATGTCCCGCGCCGGCAAGAAAGACGAGGCCGGGGAGTTCCTGACAAGCGCCATGCGTCAGAGCTATAATGAACTGGATAAGCTCGCCGACGGCTTCCGCGATATCAATCTTGCCGGCGCGAAACAGAGCTACTTAGATAGTACGGCCGATTTCGCCAGCGCCCGCCTCACGACATTCGTGCTGCTCGGCATCGCCTGCCTTTCCGGACTCGGCGCCATGGCCTTTGCAATCGTTGGCATCTCGCGGCCGATCAATCGCACGACCGAGGTGATGCGCACGCTTTCTGACGGCGATCTCTCGGTCGAGATCCCCTTCACCGACCGGACCAACGAAATCGGCGAGATGGCGCGGGCCGTCGAGGTGTTCAAGCAGAACGGCATCAAGGTTCGCGAGCTGAACGCCCAGGAAGCGGCGCTGCAGGCGAAAAGCGCCGACCTGCAGTCGAGCATCGGTCAGGTCGTCTCGGCGGCGGTTGCCGGCGACTTCACCAAGCGCATCAGCAAGGCCTATGAAAACGCCGATCTCGACCGCTTCGCTGCCCAGGTCAACGAGCTCATCACCTCCGTCGACCGCGGCGTTGCGGAGACCCGCCGCGTCATCGCGGCGCTGGCCAAGGGTGATCTGACCGAAACGATGCGCGGCGAGTTCCAAGGCGCCTTCGGCGAGCTCAAGGACAACGTCAATCAGACGATGACGAATCTGCGCTCGGTGCTCGGTGAGGTACGCACCGCGATCGACACGATCAATGGCGGCGCCGGCGAGATGCGCATTGCCTCGGGCGACCTCTCGAAGCGCACCGAGCAGCAGGCCGCCTCCCTGGAAGAAACCTCCTCGGCGCTGGAGGAGATCACCGCCGCGGTGAAGAGCTCGACCGAGCGGGCGCTCGAGGCAAGCCACATGGTCGACGAGGCGCGGAAAAGCACCGAGCAGTCGAGCGCCGTCGTCAAGGATGCGGTCTCGGCGATGGGCAAGATCGAGCAGGCTTCCGGCGAAATCGGCCAGATCATCAACGTCATCGACGAGATCGCCTTCCAGACCAATCTCCTGGCGCTCAATGCCGGCGTCGAGGCGGCGCGCGCCGGCGAGGCCGGCAAGGGCTTCGCCGTCGTTGCCCAGGAGGTGCGCGAGCTGGCACAGCGCTCGGCCAATGCCGCGAAGGACATCAAGGCGCTAATCTCGCGTTCGGGCGAGCAAGTCGGCGCTGGGGTGAAGCTGGTGACGGCGACCGGCGCGGCGCTGACCCTCATCGAGAGCCATGTGATTAAGGTCAACGAGCACGTGCATTCGATCGCGACTGCCGCGCGCGAGCAGTCGACTGGACTGTCGGAGGTCAGCACGGCGGTCAACCAGATGGACCAGGTGACGCAGCAGAATGCGGCGATGGTGGAGGAATCGACGGCGGCGACTAACCGACTGGCCGACGAGGCGGCGAACCTCGCCCGACTGATCGCCCGCTTCCAGCTCGAAATCGGCGCAGCACCGCGCGCTGCCGGCGCCGGCACGCGGCCAGTCGCCTCACCCGCTCGGGCCCTCACCCGTAAGCTCGCCGGCGCCTTCGGCGGCCGTGCGGCAACAGCCGCCGCCGCGGATTGGGAGGAGTTCTGACCGGGGGGCCGTCTCTTTCCGGAAGGCAGGGCAACCAGCAATTCTGCACGATAGTCGATCCACGGGTCCACGAAGGGGCAGCGGCAACGCCGTTGCCCCTTCGCCGAGAACCGGCTGTTGCCCTCGGGAATCGCAACGAAACCGCCAAGCGCCTGCAGCAGGCCGAAAACGATGCCGAAGGCGAGAAGTCTGCGTAGGAAAGACTCGCCGCGAGGGTATCGGCGCTCGCGCCAACGCTTCTAGATAAAAACGCCTTCTAGATAAAATGGAATTACCAGATGGACCGCTAAGGCGAAGGCGAGGCCGAGCGGAACCGCCGCCGCGAATACCGTGCTCGCAGCCGCCGAGGCGGCAGAGTGGCGGCCAGCGCCAAGGTGACGGGCCAGCAAGGTGGCGAGACCGAAACCCAGCCCCTGCCCCACGGCCGAGACCGTGAGGAAAAGCGGCATGACGAGGCTGACGCCTGCGAGCGCCTCCGGTCCGAGAGCGCCGACGAAGAGACCTTTGATCGTATGGTGCCCGGCACTCGCGGTAAGTGGCTTTCCGAGCGGAGGTGATGACGGTCGCACCCGACCTCGCGTGGAGGGGAGGACCAGGCATCGAACACTCAGCTGGCCCGGTCGGGAACCGCTCGCGCGCGATTTCGTTCTCCCTTGTGACAAACGGAGTGTTGTACGATGTTCACCCGAAATGATCGCCAAACGCCTGAAAAGCGGGCCTCAGTCAGCTTCCCCATCGGGGTCCTGCTGCTCGCCATTTGCGCCATCTTCGTCTACCTGACGATCGGCGGCGGCCTCTTGGAGGACGGAACCGACGCGGTTGTCTACACGCCGCAGGTCGCAGACACGACCGGTAGGTGAATAGCCTGGGTGCGAAGGTCCGACAAACGGTCGCGCGTCACCATCAGGCAAATCATTTCTGTAGGAACAATCGCAAGAACAGTGGGTTGTGCCGTCATATCAGGAGTTCCAGACGATGACACCCGACCCTCTTGGCCCCGGCCCCGGCCCCGGCCCCGGACCGGGAATAATCCCGCCCAATCCGGTCCCGCCGCTCGGCATTCCCGATCCGCCGACAAAAGAGCCGCAACCGGACAAGCTTCCCGACGAAGAGCCCGGTAAGCCTCCACGGGAAACGGAAGAACCTCCAAACGCGACCGAAAAAACCGGCGGTTTCCTGTAAGTCATCCGCTGTTGCAAGCGTGCGCGCTGACAAGACACCAGCCCGTTCCGGGGTCGCATCAATACAAGCGGCGATAGACGCTTGGGAACGAAGAGCATCGGCGGCAGTTAGGTGCGCCAAAAGCCAAGGGACGCCGACATGTTCAAGGCATGGAACGAATGCGTCATCGTGGATTTACCCGCTCTCGACGGTGTCCAGATCGTCTGGACACCGGCTGAAGCGGCAAGATTGCTCAGCGAGCATTGGCCGGTTACCCACGGGCGCGCCTACAACACTGCCCTTAACGCCTGTACCGATGCCATGCTGGGAACGGCCTCAGACGATCAGGCGCGGCGGACCTTTATCGCCGCGGTCGAGGAGGCGAAAATCAGGATGATGCGGTGAGCCCACCACGCGCGGGCCGCCGCCCGCGCCAGAACCATCAACGCTCGTCGTCCGTCACCTTCGGGGGAACGCGGCCGGTATGGTGGACAGGATTGTCCTTTCCGCCTGCTTCAGTCGGCTTCTCGCGCCGCTCCGCAGTTCCGCTTCTGGCCGGCGGCTCGTCAGCCTGCTTGGTGCCGGACTCCTGAGCCTGATCTGACAAGGGTTTCGGCTCCACGGGCATCTCCTTCAAATCCGGCTTCCACGTCGGAGACGGCATCGGTTGATTTGTGAGCTCGTCGCGCTTGGGATTGCTCATCGTCGTGATCCTCCTGCTCAGAGATTGAACCCCCGGCCCGCCCGAAGGTTCCTTGGCGCCGTCGGGCGTCTCGCAGATGGAACCTATCTTTTGACAAGTCCGTTCGGGTGGCGCCAAACTGCTCACAAAGGAGCGATTTCACGTGGCGAAGGACGTTTCGGCCGAGGTAAGAGAAGCTCCAGATCAATTGCTGACGGCGCGACGCTCGCGGGCATTCGTCATCCTTGTCGCGATCGCGGCCGGAATCGTCGTCTGCTACCTGTTGGCCCTGCCCTTCCTGCCTGCCCTGACCTGGGCCTTGGTCCTTGCGATCATGTTCCACCCGCTTCACCGGCGGATCTCGAAGGACCTGCGCTATCCGGAAATCGCCGCCGCCGCGACCGTGGCAATCGCCGCTTTCATTGTCGCCGTGCCACTCACCTTGATTGCCGAGCGGCTGGTCAATGAGGCTGCCAGAGGCGCGCAGATCGTCGCGGAAGCGCTGAGGACCGGGAGTTGGCGCGATACCATCGCGAGCTATCCGCGCCTCGGGCTGGTCCTGCTCTGGATCGAAACCCAGCTTGACCTTGCCGGCCTCGCAGGCAATGCCGCAACACTGCTTACCAATTTCAGTGCGTCCCTCGTCCGCCGCTCGGTGGCGCAGATCGTCGATGTCGTCCTGACGTTCTACTTCCTGTTCTATTTCCTGCGCGACGGGCGCGAAGCCTTGAACATGCTCAAGAACTACTCTCCTCTGGCCTCCGCAGAGATGAACAAGCTGTTCCTTCGCGTCAGCGAAACGGTCCATGCGATCGTTTTCGGAACCTTCGCCGTGGCGGTCGTGCAGGGGATGTTGGGCGGTCTGATGTTCTGGCTGCTTGGCCTGCCGTCGCCGCTGCTCTGGGGTCTGGCCATGGGCCTGCTGGCGATGGTGCCGGTTCTCGGCGCCTTCATCGTCTGGGTTCCGGCCGCGCTGTCGCTCGCCTTGACCGGTGAATGGGGCAAGGCGTTGATCCTGACAGTCTGGGGAGCCGGCGTGGTCGCGACGGTGGACAATCTGCTCTATCCGATGTTCGTCGGAGATCGGCTGAAGCTGCACACGGTGTTGGCATTCATGAGCATGATCGGCGGTATCATCGTTTTCGGGCCGGCGGGATTGGTGATCGGGCCGGTGATCTTCACGATGACACTGCTGTTGCTCGACATCTGGCGCGCGCACAACAAAGAAACCGACATATAGTCAATCGCCGCATCGTCCATGTCAGCTTCGCTACCGCAGAACTGCGGTTGCGTCGTTGCCATGGAGTTGCTCC contains the following coding sequences:
- a CDS encoding HAMP domain-containing methyl-accepting chemotaxis protein; amino-acid sequence: MNRISISLKASLVGAFALLLLLLVGQGLFALSLVGGVYQDVGTLATRWVPSVDITNKINTAISDLRGSQNRHIVNRTDAGMKRADEAIAADLKKLVERMKIYDGLVSGSEERALYGKFKDVLATYLKQHDELIAMSRAGKKDEAGEFLTSAMRQSYNELDKLADGFRDINLAGAKQSYLDSTADFASARLTTFVLLGIACLSGLGAMAFAIVGISRPINRTTEVMRTLSDGDLSVEIPFTDRTNEIGEMARAVEVFKQNGIKVRELNAQEAALQAKSADLQSSIGQVVSAAVAGDFTKRISKAYENADLDRFAAQVNELITSVDRGVAETRRVIAALAKGDLTETMRGEFQGAFGELKDNVNQTMTNLRSVLGEVRTAIDTINGGAGEMRIASGDLSKRTEQQAASLEETSSALEEITAAVKSSTERALEASHMVDEARKSTEQSSAVVKDAVSAMGKIEQASGEIGQIINVIDEIAFQTNLLALNAGVEAARAGEAGKGFAVVAQEVRELAQRSANAAKDIKALISRSGEQVGAGVKLVTATGAALTLIESHVIKVNEHVHSIATAAREQSTGLSEVSTAVNQMDQVTQQNAAMVEESTAATNRLADEAANLARLIARFQLEIGAAPRAAGAGTRPVASPARALTRKLAGAFGGRAATAAAADWEEF
- a CDS encoding MATE family efflux transporter encodes the protein MRPSSPPLGKPLTASAGHHTIKGLFVGALGPEALAGVSLVMPLFLTVSAVGQGLGFGLATLLARHLGAGRHSAASAAASTVFAAAVPLGLAFALAVHLVIPFYLEGVFI
- a CDS encoding DUF982 domain-containing protein, with amino-acid sequence MFKAWNECVIVDLPALDGVQIVWTPAEAARLLSEHWPVTHGRAYNTALNACTDAMLGTASDDQARRTFIAAVEEAKIRMMR
- a CDS encoding AI-2E family transporter, whose translation is MAKDVSAEVREAPDQLLTARRSRAFVILVAIAAGIVVCYLLALPFLPALTWALVLAIMFHPLHRRISKDLRYPEIAAAATVAIAAFIVAVPLTLIAERLVNEAARGAQIVAEALRTGSWRDTIASYPRLGLVLLWIETQLDLAGLAGNAATLLTNFSASLVRRSVAQIVDVVLTFYFLFYFLRDGREALNMLKNYSPLASAEMNKLFLRVSETVHAIVFGTFAVAVVQGMLGGLMFWLLGLPSPLLWGLAMGLLAMVPVLGAFIVWVPAALSLALTGEWGKALILTVWGAGVVATVDNLLYPMFVGDRLKLHTVLAFMSMIGGIIVFGPAGLVIGPVIFTMTLLLLDIWRAHNKETDI